In one Pseudodesulfovibrio tunisiensis genomic region, the following are encoded:
- the fdnG gene encoding formate dehydrogenase-N subunit alpha has product MKLNRRDFVKLSSATAVGAAFSGLGVGCKKTAVAKIAQMKPAWSKETTSICAYCSVGCGLVVTTSLETRRAINVEGDPDHPINQGALCAKGASSIQMTENELRTGKCLYRAPYSGEWQEKSWDWCKKRIARLAKESRDKSFQERNDKGQVVNRNMGVACLGSAALDNEECYAMHNFMRAQGIVYLEHQARIUHSATVAALGESFGRGAMTNHWNDLQNSDCILIMGSNAAENHPISFKWALKAQARGAKIIHVDPRFTRTSARSDKHIALRSGSDIAVLGGMIKYIIENKRYFLEYMREYTNASFIVGEDYTFEDGLFAGFDPKTATYDKSKWAFEMDANGVPKMDKSLKHPRCVFQILKKHYERYTLDKVSRMSGVSPEDLVELYDAYSATGTAKKAGTIMYAMGWTQHSVGVQNIRAMAMIQLMLGNIGIAGGGVNALRGECNVQGSTDYALLYHILPGYIATPLAGLDTFDQYNRKFTPVSTDPRSANWWQNYPKYSASLLKAMYSDDAPKDAYTYLPKLENHNASEYSWIPLIDRMYNGGFTGAWIWGMNPACSSPDSEKTRKAIAELDWMVNVNVFDCETSSFWKGPGMDPAKVKTETFFIPCATAIEKEGSVSNSGRWMQWRYAGPEPKDGVLTDGHYFHELWEEMVRLYEEEGGAYPDPITRLSFNNMCEKNSHGHMEFSAQQTARLINGWFTRDTVVKGKQFKKGQQVPSFAYLQDDGSTTSGNWLYCNSVSDTENKSERHDASQTPMQERIGLFPNWTWCWPVNRRIIYNRASVDSQGKPWDPERAVIEWNGKKWEGDVPDGGWAPGTKHPFIMRKHGFGQLFGPGRADGPLPEYYEPLECPVKEHAFSSTLHNPTSVQIQGEEKAVCNPRYPFVGTTYRVTEHWQTGSMTRWCSWLVEAEPQMFVEISPQLAELRGIENGEKVTVESVRGSLWAIAIVTERIQPYKIDGNDVHMVGMPWHYGWAMPSDGGDSANIVTPNVGDPNTGIPEYKAFMVNVRKWQEGDK; this is encoded by the coding sequence ATGAAACTGAATCGTCGTGATTTCGTGAAACTTTCTTCAGCAACAGCCGTTGGAGCCGCCTTTTCCGGCCTCGGCGTTGGCTGCAAGAAGACAGCGGTTGCCAAGATCGCTCAGATGAAGCCTGCCTGGAGCAAGGAGACGACTTCGATCTGCGCCTACTGCTCCGTTGGCTGCGGACTGGTCGTCACCACATCTCTGGAAACCAGAAGAGCCATCAACGTGGAAGGCGATCCCGACCACCCCATCAACCAGGGAGCTCTCTGCGCAAAGGGCGCAAGCTCCATTCAGATGACCGAGAACGAGCTGCGTACCGGCAAATGCCTCTACCGCGCTCCCTACTCCGGCGAATGGCAAGAAAAGAGCTGGGACTGGTGCAAGAAACGCATCGCCAGACTTGCCAAGGAATCCCGCGACAAATCCTTTCAGGAAAGGAACGACAAGGGTCAGGTCGTCAACCGCAACATGGGTGTGGCCTGCCTCGGCTCTGCCGCTCTGGACAACGAAGAATGCTACGCGATGCATAATTTCATGCGCGCACAGGGCATCGTCTATCTCGAACATCAGGCCCGTATCTGACACAGCGCCACTGTTGCGGCTCTGGGAGAGTCGTTCGGACGCGGTGCGATGACCAATCACTGGAATGATTTGCAGAACAGTGATTGCATTCTGATAATGGGCAGCAATGCTGCCGAAAACCATCCCATTTCCTTCAAATGGGCCTTGAAGGCGCAAGCCAGAGGCGCAAAGATCATTCATGTCGATCCGCGTTTCACGCGTACTTCGGCACGTTCCGACAAGCATATTGCGCTTCGTTCCGGATCGGATATCGCCGTTCTCGGCGGCATGATCAAGTACATCATCGAGAACAAGCGCTATTTTCTCGAATACATGCGTGAGTACACCAACGCGTCCTTCATCGTTGGTGAGGATTACACGTTCGAGGATGGCCTCTTCGCCGGGTTTGATCCGAAAACTGCCACCTACGACAAATCGAAGTGGGCATTTGAAATGGACGCGAACGGCGTCCCCAAGATGGACAAATCCCTGAAACATCCGCGCTGTGTTTTTCAGATTCTGAAAAAACACTACGAACGGTACACGCTGGACAAGGTTTCGAGGATGTCGGGCGTTTCCCCCGAAGACCTTGTCGAGCTCTACGACGCATACTCTGCCACCGGTACAGCGAAAAAGGCCGGTACCATCATGTACGCCATGGGCTGGACCCAGCACTCCGTGGGTGTGCAGAACATCCGCGCCATGGCCATGATCCAGCTCATGCTCGGCAACATCGGCATTGCCGGCGGCGGTGTCAACGCACTCCGCGGCGAATGCAACGTGCAGGGCTCCACGGACTACGCCCTTCTCTATCACATCCTCCCCGGATACATCGCGACTCCGCTTGCCGGACTGGACACTTTCGACCAGTACAACAGGAAGTTCACGCCTGTATCCACGGACCCGAGGAGTGCAAACTGGTGGCAGAACTATCCCAAGTACTCCGCCAGCCTGCTCAAGGCCATGTACTCCGATGATGCGCCCAAGGATGCCTACACCTACCTGCCGAAGCTGGAAAACCACAACGCAAGCGAGTACTCCTGGATTCCGCTCATCGACCGCATGTACAACGGCGGATTCACTGGTGCATGGATCTGGGGCATGAACCCGGCCTGTTCCAGCCCGGATTCGGAAAAGACCCGCAAGGCCATTGCCGAGCTTGACTGGATGGTCAACGTCAACGTCTTCGACTGCGAGACCTCCAGCTTCTGGAAAGGCCCGGGAATGGACCCGGCAAAGGTCAAGACCGAAACCTTCTTCATCCCTTGCGCAACCGCAATCGAGAAGGAAGGCTCGGTCTCCAACTCCGGCCGCTGGATGCAGTGGCGCTATGCCGGTCCGGAACCCAAGGACGGCGTGCTTACCGATGGTCACTACTTCCACGAACTGTGGGAGGAAATGGTCCGCCTCTATGAAGAGGAAGGTGGAGCGTACCCCGATCCGATCACCCGTCTGAGCTTCAACAACATGTGCGAAAAGAACAGCCATGGTCACATGGAATTCAGCGCACAGCAGACGGCAAGGCTCATCAACGGCTGGTTCACGCGGGATACCGTCGTCAAGGGCAAGCAATTCAAAAAGGGACAGCAGGTTCCGAGCTTTGCCTACCTGCAGGACGATGGTTCCACCACATCCGGCAACTGGCTCTACTGCAACTCCGTGAGCGACACCGAGAACAAGTCGGAACGCCACGACGCCAGCCAGACTCCGATGCAGGAAAGGATCGGCCTGTTCCCGAACTGGACATGGTGCTGGCCCGTGAACCGGCGCATCATCTACAACAGGGCTTCCGTGGATTCGCAGGGCAAACCCTGGGACCCGGAGCGCGCCGTCATCGAATGGAACGGCAAGAAGTGGGAAGGCGATGTCCCGGATGGTGGCTGGGCTCCCGGCACCAAGCATCCGTTCATCATGCGCAAGCACGGCTTCGGTCAGCTCTTTGGCCCGGGGCGCGCTGACGGTCCCCTGCCTGAATACTACGAACCGCTGGAATGCCCTGTCAAAGAGCATGCATTCTCCAGCACGCTCCACAACCCGACATCGGTTCAAATTCAAGGCGAGGAAAAAGCGGTTTGCAATCCGCGCTACCCCTTTGTCGGCACCACCTACCGCGTGACCGAGCACTGGCAGACAGGCTCCATGACGCGCTGGTGCAGCTGGCTGGTGGAAGCCGAACCGCAGATGTTCGTTGAAATCAGCCCACAGCTGGCTGAACTTCGCGGCATTGAAAACGGTGAAAAGGTTACCGTTGAAAGCGTTCGCGGTTCCCTGTGGGCCATCGCGATCGTTACCGAACGGATTCAGCCGTACAAGATCGACGGCAACGACGTTCACATGGTCGGCATGCCCTGGCACTACGGCTGGGCAATGCCTTCCGACGGCGGTGATTCCGCAAACATCGTAACACCGAATGTTGGCGACCCGAACACGGGCATTCCCGAATACAAGGCGTTCATGGTCAACGTGCGCAAGTGGCAGGAAGGGGATAAATAA